The window CTTTTTCTCCGCCCCATCATCTGCCGCCTCCGCGGCATCAGCAAAAGCGTCGAAGACCGCCGGTGAAGGCCCCGGGAGTTTGGATGTCCGCGGAATCGTAGCCAAACCCACCTCCTCTTCAGCAGCTATGCAGGGGAAGGTGAAGGCCCAAACTGTTCCCAAGATTAACGGCGCCAAGGTTCCCCTGAAAGCCGAAACCCAGAAGTCCGACGAAGAAGCTGCCCCTTCTTCAGCCCCAAGAACGTTCTATAATCAATTGCCTGACTGGAGCATGCTCCTTGCCGCTGTAACGACCATCTTCTTGGCGGCGGAGAAGCAGTGGACCCTTCTTGATTGGAAGCCGAGGCACCCCGATATGCTCGCTGATGCATTTGGCctatcctctgatgatgataggGGCACCGTTGATGCACTAAAAAACTAAACTTTTTTGACCTTTATAATTTACattcgtatttttattttttttaaaaaaaatagcaatcccgacgctttaaagcgtcggccaaagaacatttgccgacgctttaaagcgtcggcgaaaacgCAAACTGGATTGGGCTttatcgacgctttaaagcgtcgggaaatccgtttttgccgacgctttcattaGCATCGGCAAATCCCTGTTTTTGCCGACACTttctcttagcgtcggcaaaaaccagacccacgcccacctgcccgacgtctgacccacgctttgggacgcgtgggctgggaattcgccgacgcttataagcgtcggtagagataaaaaaaagcgccgggagttattccttcttttgtagTGAATCCTGATGATGGTGAGTCTTGCTTGATCCTACTCACTACCCCTAAGCTTATTGGAAGCTTGTTCTATCTTACTGTTTCGCAAGCAGATATTGCTTATGCTATTCGTATGGTTAGTTTGTTGCTGCTCCGCAG of the Phoenix dactylifera cultivar Barhee BC4 unplaced genomic scaffold, palm_55x_up_171113_PBpolish2nd_filt_p 001670F, whole genome shotgun sequence genome contains:
- the LOC120108950 gene encoding palmitoyl-acyl carrier protein thioesterase, chloroplastic-like — its product is MVASIAASAFFSAPSSAASAASAKASKTAGEGPGSLDVRGIVAKPTSSSAAMQGKVKAQTVPKINGAKVPLKAETQKSDEEAAPSSAPRTFYNQLPDWSMLLAAVTTIFLAAEKQWTLLDWKPRHPDMLADAFGLSSDDDRGTVDALKN